Proteins encoded together in one Telopea speciosissima isolate NSW1024214 ecotype Mountain lineage chromosome 4, Tspe_v1, whole genome shotgun sequence window:
- the LOC122660361 gene encoding mediator of RNA polymerase II transcription subunit 32-like: MTLGFVGRNIAWPLTLNLVICLYKQVACHLMDSTTDALAKAYQEFVAAAAGVLEANEANEASGGQKTVTTDAALENFKQRWELFRVVCDQAEKFVEFEKQRICTEWLVDETTGAVAGKTGQGTSTGLGSGNTSAAAHSHSSVPFDTTFSEEAPQ, from the coding sequence ATGACACTTGGATTTGTGGGGAGGAACATAGCATGGCCATTGACCCTCAATCTTGTAATTTGCCTTTATAAGCAGGTTGCTTGTCATCTGATGGATAGCACTACAGATGCTTTAGCCAAAGCATATCAGGAGTTTGTTGCTGCTGCAGCTGGTGTACTTGAAGCCAATGAAGCCAATGAAGCTTCTGGTGGCCAGAAAACAGTAACAACAGATGCTGCCCTAGAGAACTTTAAGCAGAGATGGGAATTGTTTAGAGTAGTTTGTGATCAAGCAGAGAAGTTTGTGGAATTTGAGAAGCAAAGGATATGTACAGAATGGCTGGTGGATGAGACCACTGGGGCAGTGGCAGGGAAGACTGGGCAGGGTACCAGTACTGGTCTTGGTTCTGGAAATACCAGTGCTGCAGCTCATTCTCATTCTAGTGTTCCATTTGACACCACATTCTCAGAAGAAGCTCCACAATAA